In Alkalinema sp. FACHB-956, a single window of DNA contains:
- a CDS encoding PAS domain S-box protein: MSRPTILCVHDEQSILLTLNAQLSTQFPNYAIELATSSRQALTVVEDLLAQGIEVPLVIADCGLLGGAGEDLLAQLHAEHPQIVKVLLVGVVQTQDLVNVINRGNFYRLIAQPWSAADLQTIVTDALQRYRQEQHGQERHGQEQQYKQEQQYEQEQQYKQEQPWGQQQATLQATIRDLEAQNEALISDRQQAEALYRESEQRYTTLAEASPVGIFRNNAQGEMVYGNDRWFEMTGLSREQGTGMNWLQAIHPDWRDRLVQSWDYVIQEQAHHDIESCLQLPDGQIKWVYCQVQPERDAQGNVSGYMGTLTDITELKQVEEALRVSEERLQLALEGSGDGLWDWNLITDEMYLSPRWWEMLGYGVDELPSNVQTWHQLMHPGDRPWVIEILQAHLQDGSQPYAFDYRMLCKSGAWKWITNYGKVVVRDDTGKPLRMTGTHRDISDRKRAEEAAKFRQQQVISLLNNIPHMAWLKDREGHFLSVNEPFGQACGYHPSQLVGLTDGDIWPQDLAKSYQQDDREVMESGHQKRVEEFWVNPNGTTRWIETIKTPVFDDYGESIGTVGIAMDITERKRSEQILQQINQELEQRVQQRTQELQQQTQLLQIILNSIGDGVLVANTSGEIILHNPAAENIPGLGVSITSDALQNFWGIYLPGGIPCAADQLPLMRAMQGESIDQAEMVLRNIFHPEGIYIEVTARPLYDSHHVLIGGVAVLRNVTDRKQAEQALRAERLRLQLALEAAEMGTWEANFETGIWSEKTEAIFGYEPGTFPGDREAFLQLVYQEDQERVFQALSHSFTTGTPYNVEYRINRKDGELRWVAVRGKVLPPEDNESARMIGVAVDITDRKQIEESMRFSQEQLQLALEGSGDGLWDWDVATGQAYFSPRWLGMLGYEADELPGHVETWAKMLHPDDKDRVMMQLHAHLQDQIPYRVEHRARSKTGEWRWIATYGKVVRWNSMGQPIRMVGLQRDITDRKQAEIALQESQRFLQTVIDTFPLVVFWKDCNSVYLGCNQKSAEAAGLASPAEIVGKTDADLPWGQTHAELYRVDDREVLNSGVAKLGIIETQLRADGSFIWIETNKLPLYNLQGEIVGLLGTYQDITDRKQAEEALRDSEERLRLALMAAKQGLYDLNLRTGKVIVSPEYATMLEYAPDEFQETSTQWLERLHPEDFDKGLALYQAYIQGLVSEHVLEFRQRTKTGKWKWILSLGKLVAWDAEGNPVRMMGTHTDIDERKANEAALLQAKLELEDRVEQRTTELRLSKEAAEAANRAKSVFLANMSHELRTPLNAILGFSQLLSRSQILTLEQRKQIGIINRSGEHLLNLINDILEMSKIEAGRVTLTPQNFDLYQLLKNLEEMFYLRSQSKGLQIIVSYAENLPQYICTDENKLRQVLINLMSNAIKFTQQGYVRLQVQLVAAAPVPGAQRLFSASSGPSMGSPMLPEVILRFAVEDTGPGIAPLEQESLFEPFVQAQAGQKSLEGTGLGLPISRQFVRLLGGELTCHSTLGQGSVFQFEIPGIPVQATHFVSQRSRCRVTGLQGGQRTYRLLVVEDNCENRQFLVQLLECVGFEVQEAENGQEAIGIWQQWQPHLVWMDIRMPTMDGYEATRRIRTLEIEQGNDSSLVRTKILALTASAFEDERVAILASGCDDLVCKPITEEILFNKLAEHLDVCYIYEEEPIAAMPSEIIVGEKVAFTNWQDLSPDWVNRLQRAARIADEELILHLLDEISSTQLPLANQLRSWVEILELDKLIEFTIEASQFLQNSNSQNSDQQNSDL, encoded by the coding sequence ATGAGTCGTCCCACCATCCTCTGTGTTCATGATGAGCAAAGTATTCTCCTCACCTTAAATGCTCAGTTATCAACGCAGTTTCCTAATTATGCGATCGAACTGGCGACAAGTTCCCGCCAAGCCCTGACCGTGGTGGAGGATCTGTTGGCTCAAGGGATTGAGGTGCCCTTGGTGATTGCTGATTGTGGGCTATTAGGAGGTGCAGGGGAGGATCTGTTGGCTCAACTTCATGCCGAGCATCCGCAGATCGTCAAGGTGTTGCTGGTTGGGGTAGTCCAGACCCAGGATTTGGTCAATGTGATTAATCGAGGAAATTTCTATCGCTTGATTGCCCAACCTTGGAGTGCGGCTGATCTCCAAACGATCGTGACGGATGCGTTGCAACGCTATAGGCAAGAACAGCATGGGCAAGAACGGCATGGGCAAGAACAGCAATATAAGCAAGAACAGCAATATGAGCAAGAACAGCAATATAAGCAAGAACAGCCATGGGGACAACAGCAAGCCACTCTCCAGGCAACAATTCGAGATCTGGAGGCCCAGAATGAAGCGCTGATCAGCGATCGTCAACAAGCAGAAGCCTTGTACCGAGAAAGTGAACAGCGTTATACCACCCTTGCTGAAGCTTCGCCCGTTGGAATTTTCCGGAATAATGCGCAGGGTGAAATGGTCTATGGCAACGATCGCTGGTTTGAAATGACTGGCCTGTCGCGCGAACAAGGTACGGGGATGAATTGGCTACAGGCTATCCACCCAGATTGGCGCGATCGCCTTGTCCAATCCTGGGATTACGTCATCCAAGAACAGGCTCATCACGACATTGAAAGTTGTCTACAATTGCCCGATGGTCAAATTAAGTGGGTCTATTGTCAAGTCCAACCCGAAAGAGACGCTCAAGGCAATGTCAGTGGCTATATGGGAACCTTGACAGATATTACGGAACTGAAGCAAGTTGAAGAAGCGCTACGGGTTAGCGAGGAACGTTTACAACTGGCGTTAGAAGGATCAGGGGATGGGTTATGGGATTGGAACCTGATCACTGATGAAATGTATTTGAGTCCACGTTGGTGGGAAATGTTGGGTTATGGGGTGGATGAACTACCGAGCAATGTCCAAACTTGGCACCAGTTAATGCATCCTGGCGATCGACCTTGGGTCATCGAAATTTTGCAAGCCCATTTACAAGATGGTTCACAACCCTATGCCTTTGACTACCGGATGCTGTGTAAGTCCGGTGCATGGAAATGGATTACCAACTACGGCAAGGTTGTGGTTCGCGACGATACGGGTAAACCTTTGCGGATGACGGGAACCCACCGTGATATTAGCGATCGCAAGCGAGCAGAAGAAGCGGCTAAATTCCGTCAGCAACAGGTCATTTCTTTGCTTAATAATATTCCCCATATGGCATGGCTCAAGGATCGAGAAGGCCATTTTCTATCTGTGAATGAGCCCTTTGGACAAGCCTGTGGCTATCATCCTTCGCAATTAGTGGGTCTCACGGATGGGGATATTTGGCCCCAGGATTTGGCGAAATCCTATCAGCAGGACGATCGTGAAGTCATGGAGTCCGGCCACCAAAAGCGGGTTGAGGAATTTTGGGTCAACCCTAATGGCACCACAAGATGGATTGAAACGATTAAAACCCCTGTGTTTGATGACTATGGGGAGTCGATCGGAACCGTAGGAATTGCGATGGATATTACTGAACGCAAACGCTCAGAACAAATCCTACAACAGATCAATCAAGAGTTAGAACAACGGGTACAACAGCGAACTCAAGAATTACAACAACAAACTCAACTATTACAAATTATCTTGAATAGTATTGGAGATGGGGTATTAGTTGCCAATACGAGTGGAGAAATTATTTTACATAACCCTGCTGCCGAAAATATTCCAGGGTTAGGGGTTTCAATTACTTCCGATGCATTACAAAATTTTTGGGGCATTTATTTACCAGGGGGTATTCCCTGTGCTGCGGATCAACTCCCTTTGATGCGTGCAATGCAAGGAGAATCCATCGATCAAGCGGAAATGGTTCTCCGTAATATTTTCCATCCAGAAGGGATCTATATTGAAGTGACTGCTCGTCCTTTATACGATAGCCATCATGTGCTCATTGGTGGTGTTGCGGTTTTACGCAATGTGACCGATCGTAAGCAAGCGGAACAAGCCCTTCGCGCAGAAAGATTACGGTTACAACTAGCGTTGGAAGCGGCTGAAATGGGGACTTGGGAAGCCAATTTTGAAACTGGGATTTGGTCAGAAAAAACAGAAGCTATTTTTGGCTATGAACCAGGAACCTTTCCCGGCGATCGTGAAGCTTTCCTCCAGCTTGTGTATCAGGAAGATCAGGAACGGGTGTTTCAAGCGCTCAGCCACAGCTTCACCACAGGTACACCCTACAATGTTGAATATCGGATTAATCGTAAGGATGGAGAACTGCGATGGGTGGCAGTTCGAGGGAAAGTCCTTCCGCCCGAAGATAACGAAAGTGCAAGAATGATTGGTGTGGCGGTTGATATTACCGATCGCAAACAGATAGAAGAATCCATGCGCTTTAGCCAAGAACAGTTGCAGTTGGCGCTGGAGGGATCGGGGGATGGCTTGTGGGATTGGGATGTCGCAACGGGGCAGGCTTATTTCAGTCCTCGCTGGCTGGGGATGTTGGGCTATGAGGCTGATGAATTACCAGGTCACGTAGAAACTTGGGCAAAAATGCTGCATCCGGATGATAAAGATCGCGTGATGATGCAACTCCATGCCCATTTGCAAGATCAAATTCCCTATCGAGTGGAACATCGTGCGCGTTCGAAAACGGGGGAATGGCGGTGGATTGCAACCTATGGCAAAGTGGTTCGTTGGAATTCCATGGGTCAGCCGATCCGGATGGTGGGATTGCAACGGGATATTACCGATCGCAAGCAGGCAGAAATTGCCCTCCAAGAATCTCAGCGTTTTCTACAAACTGTAATTGATACATTTCCTCTAGTGGTCTTTTGGAAAGATTGTAATTCTGTCTATTTAGGGTGTAATCAAAAATCAGCAGAGGCTGCTGGTTTGGCCTCTCCGGCAGAGATTGTTGGAAAAACAGATGCTGATTTACCTTGGGGGCAGACCCATGCTGAGCTATATCGGGTGGACGATCGGGAGGTCTTAAATTCGGGCGTTGCAAAACTAGGGATTATTGAAACACAATTGCGTGCAGATGGGTCTTTTATTTGGATTGAAACCAATAAATTGCCGTTGTATAACTTGCAGGGGGAAATCGTTGGTTTGTTGGGAACCTATCAAGATATTACCGATCGTAAGCAAGCGGAGGAAGCGTTACGAGATAGTGAAGAACGGCTACGTTTGGCTTTAATGGCTGCAAAGCAAGGGCTCTATGATCTTAATCTTCGAACAGGCAAGGTCATTGTCAGCCCTGAATATGCCACGATGTTGGAGTATGCCCCTGATGAGTTCCAGGAAACTAGTACGCAATGGCTAGAAAGACTCCATCCAGAAGATTTTGATAAAGGGCTGGCCCTTTATCAAGCCTATATCCAAGGGCTTGTATCAGAGCATGTTTTAGAATTTCGGCAGCGTACAAAAACCGGGAAATGGAAATGGATTTTGTCATTAGGGAAATTGGTTGCTTGGGATGCGGAGGGCAATCCTGTACGCATGATGGGAACCCATACCGATATTGATGAGCGTAAGGCCAATGAAGCAGCTTTACTGCAAGCTAAATTAGAGCTGGAGGATCGGGTTGAGCAACGGACGACTGAACTCCGTTTGTCCAAGGAAGCTGCGGAAGCGGCTAATCGTGCTAAAAGTGTCTTTTTAGCAAATATGAGCCATGAGCTCCGTACCCCACTGAATGCTATTCTTGGGTTTAGTCAATTGTTAAGCCGTAGTCAAATATTAACCTTAGAACAACGGAAACAAATTGGCATTATTAATCGTAGTGGGGAACATTTACTAAACCTGATCAATGACATTTTAGAGATGTCTAAAATTGAAGCTGGACGAGTTACTTTAACGCCGCAAAATTTTGATCTTTACCAGCTTCTGAAAAATTTAGAGGAGATGTTTTATCTGAGATCTCAATCTAAAGGTTTGCAGATCATCGTGAGTTATGCTGAAAACCTGCCGCAATATATTTGTACCGATGAGAACAAGTTACGCCAAGTGTTAATCAATCTAATGAGTAATGCCATTAAATTTACTCAGCAAGGCTACGTTCGTTTGCAAGTCCAATTAGTGGCTGCGGCCCCAGTGCCTGGTGCTCAACGGCTGTTCTCCGCTTCTTCTGGCCCGTCTATGGGGTCGCCGATGCTGCCGGAGGTTATTCTGCGCTTTGCCGTGGAAGATACTGGGCCTGGCATTGCTCCCTTGGAACAGGAATCCTTATTTGAGCCTTTTGTTCAAGCACAGGCGGGCCAAAAATCTCTCGAAGGAACTGGTTTAGGGCTACCGATCAGTCGTCAATTTGTGCGCTTGTTAGGGGGAGAATTAACCTGCCATAGCACGCTAGGTCAGGGATCAGTTTTTCAATTTGAAATTCCAGGAATCCCGGTTCAGGCAACCCACTTTGTTTCTCAACGATCGCGCTGTCGTGTAACGGGATTACAAGGAGGCCAGAGGACTTACCGATTGTTGGTTGTGGAAGATAATTGTGAAAACCGTCAGTTTTTAGTGCAGTTACTAGAATGCGTTGGATTTGAGGTGCAAGAAGCTGAAAATGGACAAGAGGCGATCGGGATTTGGCAACAATGGCAGCCCCACTTAGTGTGGATGGATATACGCATGCCAACTATGGATGGCTATGAAGCCACTCGAAGAATTCGCACATTAGAAATTGAGCAGGGCAATGATTCCTCCCTGGTTAGAACTAAAATTCTTGCATTGACTGCGAGTGCGTTTGAAGATGAACGGGTTGCAATTTTGGCTTCAGGCTGTGATGATTTAGTTTGTAAACCAATCACAGAAGAAATTCTGTTTAACAAGCTGGCTGAGCATTTAGATGTTTGCTATATCTATGAAGAGGAACCGATCGCTGCAATGCCCTCTGAAATAATTGTAGGTGAAAAAGTTGCCTTTACCAATTGGCAAGACCTCTCTCCTGATTGGGTTAATCGATTACAACGAGCGGCTAGAATTGCGGATGAAGAGCTGATTCTCCATTTGCTAGATGAAATTTCTTCCACTCAATTGCCTTTGGCTAATCAGCTTCGAAGTTGGGTTGAGATCTTAGAACTTGATAAACTCATCGAATTCACGATCGAAGCAAGTCAGTTTCTCCAAAACTCCAACTCACAAAATTCCGACCAACAAAACTCCGATCTATAA
- a CDS encoding diguanylate cyclase: protein MTPVRILVVDDELELERLIKQRFRKQITAKTMDFIFAANGIEALHRLQHDRQIDMVLTDLNMPEMDGFTLMQHLPKVNDTLKVVVISAYNDMARIRQAMNAGAFDFLTKPIDFHDLKQTIEKTIESVQRLRHQKIQAQQFQEALLEAAFHDTLTGLPNRRGLCHHLNHLFDQPKLPMEHTTAVLFIDLDGFKQVNDELGHLIGDELLKQVAQRLVPCLREGDLVARLGGDEFVIVLSSIVDGTVAIAVVERIQAQLKKPFELGGVQIVIGASIGITIGKLTDQPPEDLLREADLAMYSAKAQGKGCYVLFNAIQQP from the coding sequence ATGACACCTGTGAGAATCCTAGTCGTAGATGACGAACTAGAGCTAGAACGCTTGATTAAGCAGCGTTTCAGGAAGCAGATCACAGCAAAGACGATGGATTTTATCTTTGCTGCGAATGGGATTGAGGCGCTCCATCGGTTACAGCACGATCGGCAAATTGATATGGTGTTAACGGATCTCAATATGCCGGAAATGGATGGCTTCACCTTGATGCAGCATTTGCCGAAGGTTAATGATACCCTCAAGGTTGTGGTTATCTCTGCCTATAATGATATGGCTCGGATTCGGCAAGCCATGAACGCAGGGGCCTTTGACTTTTTAACGAAACCGATCGACTTTCACGATCTCAAACAAACGATCGAAAAAACGATCGAGTCTGTGCAAAGACTCAGACATCAAAAAATTCAAGCCCAACAATTCCAGGAAGCCTTACTAGAAGCAGCCTTTCATGACACTTTGACGGGGCTGCCCAATCGCCGAGGGCTGTGCCATCATCTCAATCACCTCTTTGATCAGCCTAAGCTGCCCATGGAGCACACGACAGCCGTCCTATTTATTGACCTCGATGGATTTAAGCAGGTCAACGATGAGTTAGGTCATTTGATAGGCGACGAACTGTTGAAGCAGGTTGCCCAGCGATTAGTCCCCTGTTTGAGGGAGGGCGATCTGGTTGCACGCCTCGGCGGTGATGAATTTGTTATTGTGCTCTCCAGTATTGTGGATGGCACAGTGGCGATCGCGGTAGTGGAGCGCATCCAAGCCCAATTGAAAAAGCCGTTTGAGCTGGGAGGCGTGCAAATTGTGATTGGGGCCAGTATCGGCATTACGATCGGCAAGTTAACTGACCAGCCCCCAGAAGATTTGCTCAGAGAAGCCGATCTTGCGATGTATTCAGCGAAAGCCCAGGGAAAGGGCTGCTATGTCTTGTTTAATGCGATACAACAGCCTTAG
- a CDS encoding response regulator, which yields MMVDRADILIVDDKADNVRLLSEILGSEGYKSRKVLSGSHALDSAQLDPPDLILLDIMMPGMDGYETCQQLKANPRTQEIPIIFLSALSDTEDKVKALELGGVDYITKPFQKEEVIARVKTHLRIQNLTQTLRAQNIQLAEEIEHRKTVEVALKQALEDLKTTQQQMIAHEKLAALGTLTAGIAHELRNPLNFVNNYAEGSIELLDELRDLIEPYTSKLEPEIQAAIRELMLDLKTNSGTIHLHGQRAEQIISSMMQHARMENSLPQLTDLNGLLDEAVDLTYHSKRAQNVGFNITIHRNYGSNIGQLKLLPSELCRAFINLIDNAFYAIQSKQKLVGKDFVPMLLLTTQQLENSVQICIQDNGIGIQPDYQGKIFEPFFTTKPTGEGTGLGLSMAYEIIVRQHNGMLKLDTEPGMHTTFVVTLPISG from the coding sequence ATGATGGTTGATCGAGCCGATATTCTAATTGTTGATGACAAAGCAGACAATGTGCGGCTATTGTCGGAAATTTTAGGGAGTGAGGGGTATAAATCCCGCAAAGTTTTGAGTGGATCCCATGCCCTAGACTCAGCCCAGTTGGATCCTCCTGACCTGATCCTGTTGGATATCATGATGCCAGGAATGGATGGATATGAGACTTGCCAACAATTAAAAGCCAATCCCCGAACTCAGGAGATTCCCATCATTTTCTTGAGCGCCTTGAGTGATACCGAGGATAAGGTGAAGGCCTTGGAGTTGGGAGGTGTTGACTATATTACCAAACCTTTTCAGAAAGAAGAAGTGATTGCCCGGGTCAAAACCCATCTGCGCATTCAAAACCTGACCCAAACCCTCAGAGCACAAAATATTCAGCTTGCAGAGGAAATCGAACACCGAAAAACGGTTGAAGTCGCTTTAAAACAAGCCTTGGAGGATTTGAAAACCACTCAACAACAAATGATTGCCCACGAGAAGTTGGCGGCTCTGGGGACGCTCACCGCTGGCATTGCCCACGAACTGCGCAATCCTCTGAATTTTGTGAATAACTATGCTGAGGGTTCGATCGAATTGTTAGATGAGCTGCGGGACTTAATAGAACCCTACACCTCCAAACTGGAACCAGAGATTCAGGCAGCAATCCGAGAATTGATGCTCGATCTCAAAACCAATTCAGGCACCATTCACCTCCACGGGCAGCGGGCGGAACAGATTATTAGTAGCATGATGCAGCATGCTCGGATGGAAAATAGTCTACCTCAGTTGACCGATTTGAACGGTTTATTAGATGAAGCAGTGGACTTAACTTACCATAGCAAACGTGCTCAGAATGTAGGATTTAACATTACCATCCACCGTAATTATGGCTCGAACATTGGACAACTCAAACTGTTACCCAGTGAGTTGTGCCGTGCATTTATCAACCTGATTGATAATGCGTTCTATGCAATACAAAGCAAACAAAAACTTGTAGGAAAAGATTTTGTTCCAATGCTGCTGTTAACAACTCAGCAATTGGAAAATAGTGTCCAGATTTGCATTCAAGACAACGGTATCGGAATTCAGCCGGACTACCAGGGTAAGATTTTTGAGCCGTTTTTTACCACGAAGCCGACGGGAGAAGGGACGGGCTTAGGGCTCTCCATGGCCTATGAAATTATCGTCAGGCAACATAATGGCATGCTCAAGCTAGATACAGAGCCAGGAATGCATACCACGTTTGTGGTGACGTTACCGATTTCTGGGTAA
- a CDS encoding CatB-related O-acetyltransferase: MHSGPDPNQSHPIAAHPRVCFIKNCLTAPNIIVGDYSYYDDPSDPEGFERNVLYNYGVDRLIIGKFCAIATGVKFIMNGANHKLDSISTYPFPIFGQGWELYLDQMLNLPSRGDTVIGNDVWIGYESVIMPGVQIGDGAVIAAKSVVVKEVPPYTIVGGNPARPIRQRFSEAEVAKLLEIRWWDWDIETITQALPLLLSQQIDALYTIAQARQTP; the protein is encoded by the coding sequence ATGCATTCCGGCCCCGATCCCAATCAAAGTCACCCCATCGCGGCTCATCCTAGGGTCTGTTTCATTAAAAATTGTCTGACCGCGCCCAACATCATTGTAGGTGATTATTCATACTACGATGACCCCAGCGATCCCGAAGGATTTGAACGCAATGTTCTCTATAACTATGGTGTAGATCGACTCATCATTGGTAAATTTTGCGCGATCGCGACGGGCGTGAAATTTATTATGAATGGAGCCAACCATAAATTGGACAGCATTTCTACCTATCCATTTCCGATTTTTGGACAGGGCTGGGAACTCTACCTTGACCAGATGTTAAATCTGCCGAGTCGGGGCGACACGGTAATTGGTAATGATGTTTGGATTGGGTATGAGTCGGTGATTATGCCGGGAGTGCAGATTGGAGATGGAGCGGTGATTGCAGCGAAATCGGTGGTCGTCAAAGAGGTTCCCCCCTATACGATCGTGGGCGGAAATCCAGCGCGTCCCATTCGCCAGCGATTTAGTGAGGCAGAGGTGGCAAAACTGCTGGAAATTCGTTGGTGGGATTGGGACATTGAGACGATCACCCAAGCCCTACCCCTCTTACTGTCCCAGCAAATTGACGCACTTTATACGATCGCCCAGGCACGTCAGACTCCCTGA
- a CDS encoding cryptochrome/photolyase family protein encodes MTIGLWILGDQLSPHHAALTALSPSSPIILIESLAHIRVRPYHQQKLVLVWSAMRHFAQALQQQGWQVTYAEAEDFRSPLVAWIEAQQITELQVMAPIDKPFARLLETLDLPCRLTIVPNHQFLWSAEEFTQWAQSRKRLLMEDFYRASRKRFNLLMDEAGQPIGGSWNFDKDNRKPPKKNDPTFQPPAPLWFEPDAITQTVIQKVQNLDCPTYGRLDRFGWAVTRSQAQQVVTHFISTRLTTFGPYEDAMVTGQDTLWHSLLSPYLNLGLLHPIEVVQQVESAFHQRDDLPLNSVEGFIRQVIGWREYMRGVYVFSPEDYSDNNWFGHQNPLPAFFWDASQAPMNCLQQCLDQTERLGYAHHIQRLMVLNNFALIAGISPQAIEQWFHAAYIDAYDWVMQTNVIGMGQYADGGLLASKPYAASANYINKMSDYCKGCQFNPKLRVGDKACPFNFFYWDFLDRHREKLTQQGRMSFILANLDKMPAPELQEIRQLAQAWHNTWQSR; translated from the coding sequence ATGACGATCGGACTTTGGATTTTGGGTGATCAGCTTTCGCCTCACCATGCAGCCCTGACTGCACTCAGCCCCTCTAGCCCCATTATCTTGATTGAGTCCCTAGCCCATATCCGGGTTCGGCCCTACCACCAACAAAAGCTCGTATTGGTGTGGTCGGCCATGCGTCACTTTGCCCAGGCGCTCCAACAGCAAGGCTGGCAGGTCACCTATGCTGAAGCGGAGGATTTCCGATCGCCGCTCGTCGCTTGGATTGAGGCGCAGCAGATCACGGAATTGCAGGTCATGGCCCCGATCGATAAACCGTTTGCCCGATTGTTGGAGACCTTAGATTTACCCTGTCGTCTCACGATCGTTCCCAATCATCAATTTCTCTGGAGTGCCGAGGAATTTACGCAATGGGCGCAATCTCGCAAACGGCTGTTGATGGAGGATTTTTATCGGGCCAGTCGTAAACGGTTCAATTTGCTGATGGATGAGGCTGGACAACCGATCGGTGGCAGTTGGAATTTTGACAAAGACAATCGGAAACCCCCAAAAAAGAATGACCCAACTTTCCAGCCCCCCGCGCCCCTGTGGTTTGAACCCGATGCCATCACCCAAACTGTCATCCAAAAAGTGCAAAATTTGGATTGTCCGACCTACGGACGACTCGATCGGTTTGGTTGGGCTGTAACGCGATCGCAGGCTCAACAGGTTGTCACGCATTTTATCAGCACCCGATTAACCACCTTTGGCCCCTACGAAGATGCCATGGTGACTGGGCAGGATACGTTATGGCATTCCCTGCTGTCACCCTATTTGAATTTGGGCCTATTGCATCCGATCGAAGTGGTACAGCAAGTCGAATCAGCCTTCCATCAGCGTGATGATCTCCCCCTGAACAGTGTGGAAGGGTTTATTCGTCAGGTCATCGGTTGGCGGGAATATATGCGGGGAGTCTATGTTTTCAGTCCAGAGGACTATTCTGACAATAACTGGTTCGGGCATCAAAACCCTCTCCCTGCATTCTTTTGGGATGCGAGTCAAGCCCCGATGAATTGTTTGCAGCAATGCCTCGATCAGACAGAACGATTGGGCTATGCACACCACATCCAACGCTTAATGGTATTGAATAATTTTGCCCTGATTGCTGGCATTTCACCCCAGGCAATTGAACAATGGTTCCATGCAGCCTACATTGATGCCTATGACTGGGTGATGCAAACGAATGTAATTGGCATGGGTCAGTATGCGGATGGAGGACTGCTGGCCTCCAAGCCCTATGCAGCCTCAGCGAACTATATTAATAAAATGAGTGATTACTGCAAAGGCTGTCAGTTTAATCCCAAGCTACGAGTGGGCGACAAAGCCTGTCCCTTTAATTTTTTTTACTGGGATTTCCTCGATCGTCACCGGGAAAAGTTAACCCAACAAGGCCGGATGAGCTTTATTTTAGCGAACTTAGATAAAATGCCTGCGCCGGAACTTCAGGAAATCCGTCAGCTTGCCCAAGCTTGGCACAACACCTGGCAATCCCGCTGA